Proteins found in one Mycoplasma sp. 1578d genomic segment:
- a CDS encoding nuclease-related domain-containing protein, translated as MSTTSFSNSQKATIWALVVISLLLLFVLSIYFWRKYKQNKRQTIGLKFEEQVDNLIKDLTKNSSFTHVSGGVYSYNSIMYEIDGLLVSDSLIVVLEYKAFNGTMSGDGASELIELSSKNNRKMKFKNPILQNEKHIQHIWNTIGQKVPAASLIVFPDNLKFKIHNLEEHVILSNLSNLKTNLAMLEHTVQKLAPVTTKSTILYALKMTKTKTSAENAKFNQIINKEKNV; from the coding sequence ATGTCAACAACATCATTTAGCAATAGCCAAAAAGCTACAATTTGAGCTCTTGTAGTTATTTCGCTATTACTTTTATTTGTTTTGTCAATTTACTTTTGGCGTAAATATAAACAAAATAAACGTCAAACCATTGGACTTAAATTCGAAGAGCAAGTAGATAATTTAATCAAAGATCTCACTAAAAATAGTTCCTTTACTCATGTTAGTGGGGGAGTATATAGTTATAATTCAATCATGTATGAAATTGATGGCTTATTAGTTAGTGATTCGTTAATTGTAGTACTTGAGTATAAAGCTTTCAATGGAACTATGTCAGGTGATGGAGCAAGCGAACTTATTGAACTTAGTTCTAAAAACAACCGAAAAATGAAGTTTAAAAATCCAATCTTGCAAAACGAAAAACATATTCAACATATTTGAAACACGATTGGTCAAAAAGTACCTGCCGCTTCATTAATTGTCTTTCCTGATAATTTAAAGTTTAAAATTCATAACCTTGAAGAACATGTTATTTTAAGTAATTTATCAAACTTAAAAACTAATTTAGCCATGCTTGAACACACCGTTCAAAAATTAGCACCAGTCACAACCAAAAGCACCATTCTTTATGCTTTAAAAATGACCAAAACTAAAACAAGTGCTGAAAATGCAAAATTTAATCAAATCATCAATAAGGAGAAAAATGTCTAA
- a CDS encoding DUF2179 domain-containing protein gives MNENNLNDHSLSNSQIQNYKMREYLINSKTEKLTISIIFQRYWWKVLLVILSSFLFIFAVQIFFTRGDTVPTGFSGFPTLLIILYPKVGPYFALIFFATNLPLFAIFWTKIKKSFLYLTMLFLIFSILANIILSNDKVFEFITSVFNFVPDTLKTQDFYDQAGNVKGNLAQAFEHYGVPKALKDIDAFVNKSYENKVNLLKLQWYNEGKTWPFFLYCALGALFVGLSATLAWIGGGSTAGTDIIAYYFVTKRKKSVGGAIGIVATIMGIMFLVIWAFVQPNISSADQANYRTIIGARELATFFFVLVASGVIHIVYPKYKKMKMVIVSSDLDQIVAYFSTIEYWHSYQIIDFKSGYDGKTKYKIETVVLLFESKNLISDLKIVDPNAWISLAPVSSIFGKFDTQFVDQ, from the coding sequence ATGAATGAAAATAATTTAAACGATCATTCATTAAGTAATTCGCAAATCCAGAATTACAAAATGCGTGAATATTTAATTAATTCAAAAACTGAAAAATTAACAATTAGTATCATTTTTCAACGTTATTGATGAAAAGTATTACTGGTTATTTTGTCATCATTTTTATTTATTTTTGCAGTACAAATCTTCTTTACTCGGGGAGATACAGTTCCAACTGGATTTAGTGGATTTCCAACTCTACTAATCATTTTATATCCTAAAGTTGGTCCATATTTTGCTTTAATCTTTTTTGCAACTAATTTACCTTTATTTGCTATTTTTTGAACCAAAATTAAAAAAAGTTTTTTATATTTAACTATGCTCTTTTTAATTTTTTCAATTTTAGCTAATATCATATTGAGCAATGATAAAGTATTTGAATTTATCACATCTGTGTTTAACTTTGTTCCAGATACACTCAAAACCCAAGATTTTTATGATCAAGCTGGAAATGTTAAAGGCAACTTAGCTCAAGCTTTTGAGCACTATGGAGTGCCAAAAGCCTTAAAAGATATTGATGCTTTTGTAAACAAATCATATGAAAACAAAGTAAATTTACTCAAATTACAATGATACAATGAAGGGAAAACCTGACCATTCTTCCTTTATTGTGCACTTGGAGCCTTATTTGTTGGTCTTTCGGCTACCTTAGCATGAATTGGAGGTGGATCAACAGCTGGAACTGATATTATTGCTTATTATTTTGTAACTAAAAGAAAAAAATCAGTTGGTGGAGCAATTGGTATTGTTGCAACCATTATGGGGATTATGTTCTTAGTTATTTGAGCATTTGTTCAACCAAATATTTCTTCTGCAGACCAAGCCAACTATCGAACAATTATTGGAGCTAGAGAATTAGCTACTTTCTTCTTTGTTTTAGTAGCTAGTGGAGTAATTCATATTGTATATCCAAAATACAAAAAAATGAAAATGGTGATTGTTTCAAGTGATCTTGACCAAATTGTGGCTTACTTTAGTACTATTGAATACTGACATAGTTACCAAATTATTGACTTTAAATCAGGATATGATGGCAAAACTAAATACAAAATTGAAACCGTCGTGCTTTTATTTGAAAGTAAAAATTTAATTAGCGATCTCAAAATAGTTGATCCTAATGCGTGAATTTCGCTTGCCCCTGTTAGTTCAATTTTCGGAAAATTTGATACTCAATTTGTTGATCAATAA
- a CDS encoding signal peptidase II: protein MNYKSIAKNFVKSIKTNHKFIWYNFGIFLGVFVALLLIDQITKTFLFDHGDVFKMNAKGEIPLLFPDGSVRFVRPESINPASPNEWTNWKIIGFRSVWHHGVTILPNPNFKIIQAISVLIVILGLVLPFFTSKKSRMTFICLGIIASGAFGNALDRFLFLNHVKDIFYLPWADKGTFNFADVCIILGMIILIVYLFISFIIDVFKESKQEKQEEIEENKLIVQISATQKELNLLTNKNIRHKRRNKKLLISRRKINISRHK from the coding sequence ATGAATTATAAATCTATTGCCAAAAATTTTGTTAAATCAATTAAGACAAATCACAAATTCATTTGATATAACTTTGGTATTTTTCTAGGTGTTTTTGTTGCTTTATTATTAATTGATCAAATTACTAAAACCTTTCTTTTTGATCACGGAGATGTATTCAAAATGAATGCTAAGGGAGAAATTCCGCTTTTATTTCCGGATGGATCTGTAAGATTTGTCCGTCCAGAAAGTATTAATCCAGCCTCTCCTAACGAATGAACTAATTGAAAAATCATTGGATTTCGTAGTGTTTGGCACCACGGTGTAACCATTTTACCAAATCCAAATTTTAAAATAATTCAAGCTATTAGCGTACTAATTGTTATTTTAGGTTTAGTATTACCCTTTTTTACTAGTAAAAAATCTAGAATGACCTTTATTTGTTTAGGAATTATTGCTTCTGGTGCATTTGGAAATGCTTTAGATCGCTTTTTGTTTCTCAATCATGTTAAAGATATTTTCTACCTTCCTTGAGCTGATAAGGGAACCTTTAATTTTGCTGATGTTTGCATAATTTTAGGAATGATAATTCTTATTGTTTATTTATTTATTTCTTTTATTATTGACGTTTTTAAAGAAAGTAAGCAAGAAAAACAAGAAGAGATCGAAGAAAACAAATTAATTGTTCAAATCAGTGCCACTCAAAAAGAACTTAACTTATTAACTAATAAAAACATTAGACATAAACGTCGAAACAAAAAATTATTAATTTCGCGTCGAAAAATTAATATTTCTCGACATAAATAA
- a CDS encoding NAD(P)-dependent oxidoreductase, translating to MKIAFFDAKGKRNQYLDQFNNNQHEFIYFKENLTLDNIDKVKGFDAIGGSVNTRFNKEVLEQLHKNGVKFLLQRSMGYDNVDLATANKLGIEVFRVPNYSAESVAEMAVLMLLALNRNLLIANKRVSNYDFTINGLLGSCVHNSTVGVIGSGRIGQAFIKIIKAIGARILVFDEPLQASNPELAQKLGFEFVTFDQMLSQSDFISLHAPLLPSTKHIINAQSINKMKDGVIIINTARGEMIDTSAVLAGLKSGKIKGLACDVLEREQGRFFLDRSADKAELEKLDPEWKELIQMDNVLITPHYAYLTDVALSQIAKITLDNANAAQRGDFTNALKLMPDGKVHNG from the coding sequence ATGAAAATTGCATTTTTTGATGCAAAAGGAAAACGTAATCAATATTTAGACCAATTTAACAATAATCAACATGAATTTATATATTTTAAAGAAAACCTTACTTTAGATAATATTGACAAAGTGAAAGGATTTGATGCAATTGGTGGATCTGTCAATACTCGATTTAATAAAGAAGTGTTAGAACAATTGCATAAAAATGGAGTAAAATTCTTACTTCAAAGATCAATGGGATATGACAATGTTGACCTTGCTACAGCTAATAAATTAGGAATTGAGGTATTTCGTGTTCCTAATTATTCAGCAGAAAGCGTTGCTGAAATGGCCGTTTTAATGCTTCTAGCATTAAACCGTAATTTATTGATTGCTAATAAAAGAGTTTCAAATTATGATTTTACAATCAATGGACTACTTGGAAGTTGCGTTCATAATTCAACTGTCGGAGTGATTGGTAGTGGAAGAATTGGGCAAGCATTTATTAAAATTATAAAGGCAATAGGAGCAAGAATTTTAGTGTTTGATGAGCCGCTTCAAGCAAGCAATCCTGAATTAGCTCAAAAATTAGGATTTGAATTTGTCACTTTTGATCAAATGCTGAGTCAAAGTGATTTTATTTCACTCCATGCACCATTGCTCCCTTCAACTAAACACATTATTAATGCTCAATCAATAAATAAAATGAAAGACGGAGTAATTATTATTAATACTGCTCGTGGTGAAATGATTGACACTAGTGCAGTATTGGCTGGCCTAAAAAGTGGAAAAATTAAGGGATTGGCGTGTGATGTGCTTGAACGTGAACAAGGAAGATTCTTTCTTGACCGTTCAGCCGATAAAGCTGAGCTTGAAAAACTTGATCCAGAATGAAAAGAATTGATACAAATGGATAATGTACTTATCACACCACATTATGCTTATTTAACTGATGTAGCTCTAAGTCAAATTGCAAAAATTACTTTAGATAATGCTAATGCAGCTCAACGTGGAGACTTTACCAATGCATTAAAATTAATGCCAGATGGTAAAGTTCATAACGGCTAA
- a CDS encoding aquaporin yields MKFLFFKKIFSHFKLTHKQKANALLPIDIYTWIIHGLSEFFGTLILSLGLAGLSINVSGHTVEKWALLSNGIVGFFTGFIILALCLLIFLRWSCDLNPIVSITRYLKGLHNGWYTSYKVFTQFLASIVAGAIIFVIGSSINPNGLANTPIDAYQSAQKNFLVEISTIKPSLNLGITVIFFTELLMSLILLFGYFSPIIKEKYREFMILLLISMSVWLGLLGGSVAMNPARGLAQQLPTLFLYTNSNIAADKIINSVAIATVTMILANLLSSVVYVILQGFNNHYFNPFLHKIIKFKNHHSKSLISNNDLKKLTNSDKEQKS; encoded by the coding sequence ATGAAATTTTTATTTTTCAAAAAGATTTTTTCCCACTTTAAACTTACACACAAACAAAAAGCCAATGCACTGCTCCCAATTGACATTTACACTTGAATTATCCATGGATTAAGTGAGTTTTTTGGAACTTTAATACTTAGTTTAGGACTTGCCGGATTAAGTATTAATGTTTCTGGTCATACTGTTGAAAAATGAGCTTTATTAAGTAATGGAATTGTTGGTTTTTTCACTGGATTTATTATTTTAGCTCTTTGTTTATTAATTTTCTTGCGTTGAAGTTGTGATCTTAATCCCATTGTAAGTATTACTCGATATTTAAAAGGATTACATAATGGATGATATACTTCATATAAAGTTTTTACCCAGTTTCTTGCTTCAATTGTGGCTGGAGCTATTATTTTCGTAATCGGATCTTCAATCAATCCTAATGGATTAGCAAACACTCCAATTGACGCTTATCAATCAGCTCAAAAAAACTTTTTAGTTGAAATTTCCACAATTAAACCCAGTCTAAATCTTGGGATTACAGTGATCTTTTTCACTGAATTATTGATGAGTTTAATTTTACTGTTTGGATATTTTTCACCCATAATTAAAGAAAAATATCGTGAATTTATGATTTTACTCCTTATCTCAATGTCTGTGTGACTTGGACTCTTGGGTGGATCAGTGGCAATGAATCCAGCAAGGGGATTAGCTCAGCAATTACCAACACTCTTTCTATATACTAACTCAAACATTGCGGCAGATAAAATTATCAATAGTGTTGCTATTGCAACAGTGACCATGATTTTAGCTAATTTATTATCAAGCGTGGTTTATGTCATACTACAAGGATTTAATAACCATTATTTCAATCCATTTCTTCATAAAATCATTAAATTTAAAAACCACCATTCTAAATCATTAATTTCCAATAATGATTTAAAGAAATTAACTAATTCGGATAAAGAGCAAAAAAGTTAA
- a CDS encoding helix-hairpin-helix domain-containing protein, translating to MSNFESAIQVVAKELNITPNQVQIVLDMLANGDTVAFISRYRKDATGGLSDEQIYKIEDLHKYQSELFKRKEAILKILDEKNLLSEDLKNNILQAQSKAELEAIYQPYKEGKITKATEAIALGIEPLAKKILFNKNVNFSPEKEAQKYLSDKVTSIEQALQLAQYIIAQIFSEDLQLRKKFKERIANYGSITTVKNPKSEDENETFKIYYAYKVPIKFIKNHNVMAINRGVDNKILKLSFEYNQEFLLNDILWKYDRAKINRQIILIVAQDSLKRLILPSLEREIFNDLFAKAESNSIILFSNLVEKILNGPSVSGHNIIAIDPAFANGCKLACLNQNGELLDEVVKIFPPFAAKFTSARNVENAEKITLNLIKKHSISIIVIGNGTASRETEKFISDLIAQYQLNIKYAIVSEVGASVYSASKSAREEFPDLDEQQRSAINIGRKYLDPLNELIKIDPKSLGVGQYQHDVDQKELQHYLDFKVQKVVSSIGVDLNTATKEILTYVPGLSNKHAQNIIEYKKENGIFNNRNELKKVKGIGSKTFEQAIGFLRIFNSKEFLDKTFIHPESYTLAKQIISDYQLEPNENGIDVSHLNINELIQRYSSNVYQLELILNALSSPTKLIRNSKDGFVLKDTIINDEDIQPQMQIQGTVSNVTDFGLFLYIGVKTSLFIHSSKLNLNKDQSPIDLYYPGMILNCIIENVDLKNKKISGILAS from the coding sequence ATGTCTAATTTTGAATCAGCTATACAAGTAGTAGCAAAGGAATTAAATATTACCCCAAATCAAGTTCAAATTGTTTTGGATATGCTTGCAAACGGAGACACAGTTGCTTTTATTTCCCGTTATCGTAAAGATGCCACTGGTGGACTCAGTGATGAACAAATTTATAAAATTGAAGATTTACATAAATACCAAAGTGAGCTATTTAAGCGTAAAGAAGCAATTTTAAAAATATTAGATGAAAAAAATCTCCTTAGTGAAGATTTAAAAAATAACATTCTTCAAGCTCAAAGCAAAGCTGAACTTGAAGCAATTTATCAACCTTACAAAGAAGGTAAAATCACTAAGGCTACTGAAGCAATTGCTTTAGGAATTGAGCCATTAGCCAAAAAAATTCTTTTCAATAAAAATGTCAATTTTTCTCCAGAAAAAGAAGCACAAAAATATTTAAGCGATAAAGTCACTTCAATTGAACAAGCACTACAATTAGCTCAATACATCATTGCTCAAATTTTTTCTGAAGATTTACAATTGCGTAAAAAGTTTAAAGAAAGAATCGCTAATTATGGTTCAATCACTACCGTTAAAAATCCCAAAAGCGAAGATGAGAATGAAACCTTTAAAATTTATTATGCCTATAAAGTTCCAATTAAATTTATTAAAAATCATAATGTCATGGCAATTAATCGTGGGGTGGATAATAAAATTCTCAAATTAAGTTTTGAATATAATCAAGAATTCTTATTAAACGATATTTTATGAAAATATGATCGAGCTAAAATTAATCGTCAAATTATTTTAATTGTAGCTCAAGATAGTTTGAAAAGATTAATTCTACCAAGCTTAGAACGTGAAATTTTTAATGATCTTTTCGCTAAAGCTGAAAGCAATTCAATCATTTTGTTCTCAAATTTAGTGGAGAAAATTTTAAATGGCCCTTCAGTTTCAGGGCATAATATTATCGCAATTGATCCGGCTTTTGCAAATGGATGCAAATTAGCTTGTTTAAATCAAAATGGTGAGCTTTTAGATGAAGTAGTTAAAATTTTTCCACCCTTTGCCGCTAAATTTACATCAGCAAGAAACGTAGAAAATGCTGAGAAAATCACTTTAAATTTGATCAAAAAACACAGCATTAGCATCATTGTAATTGGAAATGGAACTGCATCGCGTGAAACTGAAAAATTTATTAGTGATTTAATTGCTCAATATCAATTAAACATTAAATATGCAATTGTCTCTGAAGTTGGGGCTAGTGTATATTCAGCAAGTAAGAGTGCTCGTGAGGAATTTCCTGATTTAGACGAACAACAACGTAGTGCCATTAATATTGGACGTAAATATTTGGATCCGTTAAATGAACTGATTAAAATTGATCCTAAATCATTAGGAGTTGGTCAATATCAACATGATGTGGATCAAAAAGAACTCCAACATTATTTGGATTTTAAGGTGCAAAAAGTTGTTTCTTCAATTGGAGTTGATCTAAATACTGCCACAAAAGAAATTCTCACTTATGTCCCAGGTTTATCAAATAAACATGCTCAAAATATTATTGAATATAAAAAAGAAAATGGAATTTTTAATAATCGAAATGAGCTGAAAAAAGTCAAAGGAATTGGCTCTAAAACGTTTGAGCAAGCAATTGGATTCTTGCGAATTTTCAACTCAAAAGAATTTTTAGATAAAACTTTTATTCACCCAGAATCATATACTTTAGCTAAACAAATTATTAGTGATTATCAACTAGAACCAAATGAAAACGGAATTGATGTTTCGCATTTGAACATAAACGAATTAATCCAACGTTATTCAAGCAATGTGTATCAACTTGAACTCATTTTAAACGCCCTTAGTTCACCAACTAAACTCATTCGGAACTCAAAAGATGGTTTTGTATTAAAAGATACCATAATTAATGATGAAGATATTCAGCCTCAAATGCAAATTCAAGGAACTGTTTCTAATGTGACTGATTTTGGATTATTCTTATACATTGGAGTTAAAACTAGTTTATTTATTCACAGTTCTAAACTTAATTTGAATAAAGATCAATCTCCAATTGATCTTTATTATCCAGGAATGATTTTAAATTGTATTATTGAAAATGTGGATTTAAAAAACAAAAAAATTTCAGGTATTTTAGCGAGCTAA
- the rpmA gene encoding 50S ribosomal protein L27 → MAKTKAGGSTKNGRDSHSKRLGAKLGDGQFASAGSIIYRQRGTKIFPGVNVGRGGDDTLFTKITGYVKYESKRNRKYVSVYPEKQNKMS, encoded by the coding sequence ATGGCAAAAACAAAAGCCGGTGGTTCGACTAAGAACGGCCGTGATAGTCATAGTAAGAGACTCGGTGCTAAGTTAGGTGATGGACAATTTGCAAGTGCAGGTTCAATTATTTACCGTCAAAGAGGAACTAAAATTTTCCCAGGTGTAAATGTCGGACGTGGTGGAGACGATACTCTATTTACCAAAATTACAGGTTATGTAAAATACGAAAGCAAAAGAAACAGAAAATATGTTTCAGTTTACCCAGAAAAGCAAAACAAAATGTCATAA
- a CDS encoding YitT family protein — MNNFTHKKQASISPDLPSDYKVNNNEKSQCNLSLLDYKMGEYLIAHQTVKLTLDVIFKRYWWRVLLVLASAFLFNFAIQIFLSRGDTVPSGWTGIPTLLQILIKQLRPYFALIFLAVNIPLFVIFWKKVKKSFIYLTLTFMILQILANLIFTQPVIYEFITSIINLVPDDLDINTLYNADHTAFHSNISEAISHLGIVSDNPKVSGAYFIKPEHLQNWINNHYNDKVALLKIQWYNEGRTWPFLLYCALGAFFVGIAVSLAWKAGGSTGGTDIIAYYFVTKRKSSIGGLLSLFGIITASIFLLIWGFVQPNIAAKNQKYTTIFGIRELSTFTYILISNIVISIIYPKYKKLKLVIVSDQMDKIVQYFNTIHYWHSYQIVDFKSGYDGKMKFKVETVVLLFESKNLISDLKSIDPKAWISLIPVGNVVGNFDTRYVEQ; from the coding sequence ATGAATAATTTTACACACAAAAAACAGGCTTCAATCAGTCCAGATTTACCAAGTGATTATAAGGTCAATAATAACGAAAAATCTCAATGTAATTTAAGTTTATTAGATTACAAAATGGGCGAATATTTAATTGCACATCAAACAGTTAAATTAACGCTAGATGTGATTTTTAAACGTTATTGGTGAAGAGTTTTATTAGTGCTTGCATCAGCTTTTTTATTTAACTTTGCCATTCAAATTTTCTTATCTCGTGGAGATACAGTTCCTTCAGGATGAACTGGAATTCCTACCTTGCTTCAAATTTTAATTAAACAGCTTCGCCCATATTTTGCCTTAATCTTTTTAGCGGTTAACATTCCTTTATTTGTCATTTTTTGAAAAAAAGTCAAGAAGAGTTTTATTTATCTGACTTTGACCTTTATGATTTTGCAAATTTTAGCTAATTTAATTTTTACACAACCAGTTATTTATGAATTCATTACTTCGATTATTAACTTAGTGCCTGATGATTTAGATATTAATACTTTATATAACGCAGATCACACTGCATTTCATTCTAACATTAGCGAAGCAATCTCGCATTTAGGGATTGTTAGTGATAATCCTAAAGTTAGTGGAGCTTATTTTATTAAACCTGAACATTTACAAAATTGAATTAATAATCATTACAATGATAAAGTTGCATTATTAAAAATTCAATGATATAACGAAGGACGCACTTGACCATTTTTACTTTATTGTGCCTTAGGTGCTTTCTTTGTTGGAATAGCGGTTTCGCTTGCATGAAAAGCAGGAGGTTCAACTGGTGGAACTGATATTATTGCTTATTATTTTGTCACTAAAAGAAAAAGTTCTATTGGTGGTTTATTAAGCTTGTTTGGTATCATTACAGCTTCAATTTTCTTGCTTATTTGGGGATTTGTTCAACCCAATATTGCTGCAAAAAATCAAAAATACACTACTATTTTTGGAATTAGAGAATTATCAACTTTTACTTATATTTTAATTAGCAATATTGTCATTTCAATTATTTATCCAAAATATAAAAAACTCAAATTAGTTATTGTTTCGGATCAAATGGATAAAATTGTTCAATATTTTAATACTATTCATTACTGACATAGCTATCAAATTGTTGATTTTAAATCAGGATATGATGGAAAAATGAAGTTTAAAGTTGAAACAGTCGTACTTTTATTTGAAAGTAAAAACTTAATAAGCGATTTAAAATCTATTGATCCCAAAGCCTGAATTTCACTTATTCCAGTCGGGAATGTTGTTGGAAACTTTGATACACGATATGTTGAACAATAG
- the rplU gene encoding 50S ribosomal protein L21 → MIAIIETGGKQLLVKEGQTIFVEKLEGEEGTTVSFDKVLLVDTKIGQPYVKNAIVQGVIEKQGKAKKIVVYRHNAKSTHKRKLGHRQPYTRIKITSIQG, encoded by the coding sequence ATGATCGCAATTATCGAAACAGGTGGTAAACAATTATTAGTTAAGGAAGGTCAAACCATCTTTGTTGAAAAACTAGAAGGTGAAGAAGGAACAACAGTTTCATTTGATAAAGTGTTGCTTGTTGATACCAAAATTGGTCAACCTTACGTAAAAAATGCAATCGTACAAGGCGTAATCGAGAAACAAGGTAAAGCAAAGAAAATCGTGGTATATCGTCACAATGCAAAGTCAACTCACAAAAGAAAACTTGGACACCGTCAACCATACACAAGAATTAAAATTACATCAATTCAAGGATAG